Proteins encoded within one genomic window of Novosphingobium sp. 9U:
- the serA gene encoding phosphoglycerate dehydrogenase: MTKPKVLISDKMDPNATRIFQERGCDVDVITGETPEELIARIGQYDGLAIRSSTKVTKAVLDAATNLKVVGRAGIGVDNVDIPAASAQGVVVMNTPFGNSITTAEHAIALMFALARQLPEANAQTQAGLWPKNGFMGVEVTGKTLGLIGAGNIGSIVASRALGLRMKVVAFDPFLTPERAIEMGVEKADLDTLLAKADFITLHTPLTDQTRNILSAENLAKTKKGVRIVNCARGGLIDEAALKAGLDSGHIAGAALDVFQTEPAKDSPLFGTPGFICTPHLGASTTEAQVNVALQVAEQMADFLVNGGVTNALNMPSLSAEEAPKLKPYMALAEKLGSLVGQLTRDSVPRISIHTEGAATELNGKPITAAVLAGFMRVQSATVNMVNAPFLAKDRGLEVREVKTEREGDYHTLIRVSVKTEAGERSVAGTLFNNVEPRLVEMFGIKVEAELTGHMMYIVNEDAPGFIGRIGTLLGESGINIGTFNLGRRNAGGEAVLLLSVDSAVPADVLEKAQRLPGVKTVKALSF; encoded by the coding sequence ATGACCAAGCCCAAAGTCCTCATCTCCGACAAGATGGACCCCAACGCCACGCGCATCTTCCAGGAGCGTGGCTGCGACGTCGACGTTATCACCGGCGAGACGCCCGAAGAGCTCATCGCCCGCATCGGTCAGTACGACGGCCTGGCAATCCGCTCCTCGACCAAGGTGACTAAGGCCGTCCTCGACGCCGCGACCAACCTCAAGGTCGTCGGCCGTGCCGGCATCGGCGTCGACAACGTCGATATCCCCGCAGCCTCGGCCCAGGGCGTCGTCGTGATGAACACGCCGTTCGGCAACTCGATCACCACCGCCGAGCACGCAATCGCGCTGATGTTCGCGCTCGCCCGCCAGCTGCCCGAGGCCAACGCCCAGACGCAGGCCGGCCTGTGGCCCAAGAACGGCTTCATGGGCGTCGAGGTCACCGGCAAGACGCTGGGCCTGATCGGCGCGGGCAACATCGGTTCGATCGTCGCCAGCCGCGCGCTGGGGCTGCGCATGAAGGTCGTCGCCTTCGATCCGTTCCTCACGCCCGAGCGCGCGATCGAGATGGGCGTCGAGAAGGCGGACCTCGACACCTTGCTGGCCAAGGCCGACTTCATCACGCTGCACACGCCGCTGACCGACCAGACGCGCAACATCCTCTCGGCCGAGAACCTCGCCAAGACCAAGAAGGGCGTGCGCATCGTCAACTGTGCGCGTGGCGGCCTGATCGACGAGGCGGCGCTGAAGGCCGGGCTCGATTCGGGCCACATCGCCGGCGCCGCGCTCGACGTGTTCCAGACCGAGCCGGCCAAGGATTCGCCGCTGTTCGGCACGCCGGGCTTCATCTGCACGCCGCACCTCGGCGCCTCGACCACCGAGGCGCAGGTCAACGTGGCGCTGCAGGTGGCCGAGCAGATGGCCGACTTCCTGGTCAACGGCGGCGTCACCAACGCGCTCAACATGCCATCGCTCAGCGCCGAGGAAGCGCCCAAGCTCAAGCCCTACATGGCGCTGGCCGAGAAGCTGGGCAGCCTGGTGGGCCAGCTGACGCGCGACTCGGTGCCGCGGATTTCGATCCACACCGAAGGCGCGGCGACCGAGCTGAACGGCAAGCCGATCACCGCCGCGGTGTTGGCGGGCTTCATGCGGGTGCAGTCGGCCACGGTGAACATGGTCAACGCACCATTCCTGGCGAAAGATCGCGGCCTCGAAGTGCGCGAGGTCAAGACCGAGCGCGAGGGTGACTACCACACGCTAATCCGCGTCTCGGTCAAGACCGAGGCGGGCGAGCGCTCGGTGGCCGGCACGCTGTTCAACAACGTCGAGCCGCGCCTGGTCGAGATGTTCGGCATCAAGGTCGAAGCCGAGCTGACCGGGCACATGATGTACATCGTCAACGAGGACGCGCCGGGCTTCATCGGCCGGATCGGTACCTTGCTCGGCGAGAGCGGCATCAACATCGGCACCTTCAACCTCGGCCGCCGCAATGCCGGGGGCGAGGCGGTGCTGCTGCTCTCGGTCGACAGCGCGGTGCCGGCGGACGTGCTGGAAAAGGCGCAGCGGCTGCCCGGCGTGAAGACGGTGAAGGCGCTGTCGTTCTAG
- a CDS encoding phosphoserine transaminase, which produces MTEHTKPSVKPARPFFSSGPCAKPPGYSPEKLATASLGRSHRAKIGKTRLQLCIDLMREVLQLPDTHRIGIVPGSDTGAFEMAMWTMLGARPVTTMAWESFGEGWVTDAVKQLKIDPTVIRADYGQLPDLGQVDWSNDVLFTWNGTTSGVRVPNADWIAEDRAGLSFADATSAVFAYDIDWSKIDVATFSWQKVLGGEGGHGVLILGPRAVERLESYTPAWPLPKVFRLVSKGKLSEGIFKGETINTPSMLAVEDAIFALEWAKSLGGLNGLKARSDANAAALDKLVQERDWLGHLATDEASRSKTSVCLTVEGANADFIKQFAALLEKEGAAYDVAGYRDAPAGLRIWCGATVETADIEALGPWLDWAYATVKAG; this is translated from the coding sequence ATGACTGAGCATACCAAGCCGTCGGTTAAGCCGGCGCGCCCGTTCTTTTCCTCGGGTCCCTGCGCCAAGCCTCCGGGCTACTCCCCCGAAAAGCTCGCCACCGCATCGCTCGGCCGCTCGCACCGCGCGAAGATCGGCAAGACGCGCCTCCAGCTCTGCATCGACCTGATGCGCGAAGTGCTGCAGCTGCCTGATACGCACCGCATCGGTATCGTGCCCGGCTCCGACACCGGCGCGTTCGAGATGGCGATGTGGACGATGCTGGGCGCGCGGCCTGTCACCACGATGGCTTGGGAGAGCTTCGGCGAAGGTTGGGTGACCGACGCGGTCAAGCAGCTCAAGATCGACCCCACCGTGATCCGCGCCGATTACGGCCAGCTGCCCGATCTCGGCCAGGTCGACTGGTCGAACGACGTGCTGTTCACCTGGAACGGCACCACCTCGGGCGTGCGCGTGCCGAACGCCGATTGGATCGCAGAGGACCGTGCGGGCCTCTCCTTTGCCGATGCGACTTCGGCGGTGTTCGCCTACGACATCGACTGGTCAAAGATCGACGTCGCCACCTTCTCCTGGCAGAAGGTGCTGGGCGGCGAGGGCGGACATGGCGTCCTGATCCTCGGGCCCCGCGCGGTCGAGCGGCTGGAGAGTTACACCCCGGCGTGGCCGCTACCCAAGGTGTTCCGCCTGGTTTCGAAGGGCAAGCTGTCCGAGGGCATCTTCAAGGGCGAGACGATCAACACGCCCTCGATGCTGGCGGTTGAAGACGCGATCTTCGCGCTCGAGTGGGCCAAGTCGCTGGGTGGTCTGAACGGCCTGAAGGCGCGCTCGGATGCCAATGCCGCCGCGCTCGACAAGCTTGTGCAGGAGCGCGACTGGCTTGGTCACCTCGCAACGGATGAGGCCAGCCGGTCCAAGACCTCGGTCTGCCTGACCGTCGAAGGTGCTAATGCTGACTTCATCAAGCAGTTCGCTGCCTTGCTGGAGAAGGAAGGCGCAGCCTACGACGTCGCCGGCTATCGCGACGCGCCGGCCGGCCTGCGCATCTGGTGCGGCGCCACCGTCGAGACCGCCGATATCGAGGCGCTCGGGCCGTGGCTCGACTGGGCCTATGCGACCGTGAAGGCCGGCTGA
- a CDS encoding extensin family protein, translating into MRRILTLLPLLAVLHGCIDIPKVSRREPARRPVQASRPGIDNRQCMMQLGLLQANFTPIPDRVFSPGCRNVGTVRLASLRSDTAQLALSNLGPVTCTMAQQFAAWARFGVDRAAEQILGSRVARIETFGSYSCRTVAGTSRLSGHATANAIDVSGFVLEDGRRITVLADWDGGTADERRFLRVVHASACKRFGTTLGPGYNAAHKNHFHLEADGADFCR; encoded by the coding sequence ATGCGACGGATCCTGACGCTCCTTCCGCTCCTCGCCGTGCTGCACGGCTGCATCGACATCCCCAAGGTGTCGCGACGAGAGCCGGCACGCCGACCCGTTCAGGCCTCGCGGCCGGGCATCGACAATCGCCAGTGCATGATGCAGCTCGGCTTGCTGCAGGCGAACTTCACGCCGATCCCGGATCGCGTGTTCTCGCCCGGCTGCCGCAATGTCGGCACCGTGCGGTTGGCGAGCCTGCGCAGCGACACCGCGCAACTCGCGCTCTCGAACCTCGGCCCGGTGACCTGCACCATGGCACAGCAGTTCGCCGCCTGGGCCCGGTTCGGGGTTGACCGGGCGGCCGAGCAGATCCTCGGCTCGCGGGTCGCGCGGATCGAGACCTTCGGCAGCTACTCGTGCCGTACGGTCGCGGGCACCAGCCGCTTGTCCGGCCACGCCACTGCCAACGCCATCGATGTCTCGGGCTTCGTGCTGGAGGATGGGCGGCGGATCACCGTTCTCGCCGACTGGGACGGCGGCACGGCCGACGAACGCCGGTTCCTGCGCGTCGTTCACGCCAGCGCCTGCAAGCGCTTCGGCACCACACTGGGTCCGGGCTACAACGCGGCGCACAAGAACCACTTCCACCTGGAGGCCGACGGCGCCGATTTTTGTCGGTAG
- a CDS encoding DUF2490 domain-containing protein: MNRLRLIALSALTFWTSPALAETEHDEQAWVNLTALGSVSGDLVYFAEVQPRFGNGARLDQLLLRGAVGWKLSPSATLYQGYAHVVTAIEGRRDINEERSFQQLNLALGKPAGGELSSRTRLEQRWRSNGSDTGWRLREMLRYEHPLKARSDAVNALVWTEAFLAFNDTDWGARSGFDQLRTFVGAEVGLPGASTVEIGYLNQTINQTAGRTRMNHAASVTLWYRH, from the coding sequence ATGAACCGCCTGCGCCTGATCGCCCTCTCCGCCTTGACCTTCTGGACCAGCCCCGCGCTTGCCGAGACCGAGCATGACGAACAAGCCTGGGTCAATCTCACCGCGCTGGGTTCGGTGTCGGGCGACCTCGTCTACTTCGCCGAGGTCCAGCCGCGTTTCGGCAATGGCGCCCGGCTCGACCAGCTGCTGTTGCGCGGCGCCGTGGGATGGAAGCTCTCTCCCTCCGCGACGCTCTACCAGGGTTATGCCCACGTGGTGACCGCCATCGAGGGCAGGCGCGACATCAACGAGGAGCGCAGCTTCCAGCAGCTGAACCTCGCCCTGGGTAAGCCGGCGGGCGGCGAACTGTCCTCGCGCACCCGGCTGGAACAACGCTGGCGCAGCAACGGCAGCGACACTGGCTGGCGCCTGCGAGAGATGCTGCGCTACGAGCACCCGCTGAAAGCCCGAAGTGACGCCGTGAACGCGCTGGTCTGGACCGAGGCCTTCCTGGCATTCAACGACACCGACTGGGGTGCCCGCAGCGGCTTCGACCAACTGCGTACCTTTGTGGGCGCTGAAGTAGGCCTGCCCGGCGCCTCGACCGTCGAGATCGGCTACCTCAACCAGACCATCAACCAGACCGCCGGCCGCACCCGCATGAACCACGCGGCGTCGGTGACGCTGTGGTATCGGCATTGA
- a CDS encoding OmpA family protein, with the protein MRVVACAALCLVLGACSGEREPEGTQADAPAVASQAATAPSDVSAPARSGPGLVGQVSSLKSAVSGLNVRVTDMGTIIDLPTDALFAFDSAELNPAATEQLKASAQLILAAPAGPIKVIGHTDSKGDDAYNQKLSEARARAVVAWFSGEVGVRQRSFEASGKGETAPIAPNETLTGKDDPAGRARNRRVEVVLPK; encoded by the coding sequence ATGCGAGTCGTCGCGTGCGCTGCGCTCTGCCTAGTCTTGGGCGCCTGCTCGGGTGAGCGTGAGCCCGAGGGCACGCAAGCCGATGCGCCCGCCGTTGCATCGCAAGCGGCGACAGCGCCCTCCGATGTGTCTGCACCGGCACGGTCCGGCCCGGGTCTCGTCGGTCAGGTGAGCTCGCTGAAGAGCGCGGTGAGCGGCCTCAACGTTCGTGTGACCGACATGGGCACGATCATCGACTTGCCCACCGACGCCCTCTTCGCGTTCGACAGTGCCGAGCTCAACCCTGCTGCCACGGAGCAGCTAAAGGCATCGGCGCAGCTGATCCTGGCCGCACCGGCCGGTCCGATCAAGGTCATCGGCCACACGGACAGCAAGGGCGACGATGCCTACAACCAGAAGCTGTCGGAGGCACGGGCCCGTGCCGTGGTCGCCTGGTTCTCCGGAGAGGTCGGGGTTCGCCAGCGTTCGTTCGAGGCCAGCGGCAAAGGCGAGACGGCGCCGATCGCGCCCAATGAGACGCTGACGGGGAAGGACGATCCTGCTGGGCGCGCCCGAAACCGGCGGGTCGAAGTGGTCCTTCCCAAGTAG
- a CDS encoding amidohydrolase family protein, protein MADADNNDIAQNARKYWSAEGYTPGGVIREVDYATQSGGLDPMFEGIKIVDTDTHITEAPDLFTSRAPAKWKDKVPQVKLDKDGVERWYVGDRNFGSMGGNVIRADNNKLLGRLAFPLLEQAHPGGHQLKERLQAMDDMGVYAQIGFQNSGVTQAGSLMSLGDNELALAIVQMYNDASADFQNASGQRIFNMAHLPFWDQKAMEAEARRCHDIGLRGFVLPDTPERVGVPSFMHDYWTGFLEMCEATGMPLNFHLNSAVDPNTLTWEGFQFEQTLSVVATMFSIGNAATLGNWCVSGRLDQHPKLKIGLIESGAGWVPFAIEALEHQFNEMLPRFSKTLNRRPAEYFRDHFWCTFWFEKVAPKILLETIGEDKLMFETDFPHPTSLYPGVQAHLKDVLGGYSYETQKKVLQDNATKLYNLPF, encoded by the coding sequence ATGGCAGATGCCGACAACAACGATATCGCGCAGAACGCGCGCAAGTACTGGTCCGCTGAAGGGTACACACCAGGCGGCGTGATCCGCGAGGTCGACTATGCGACCCAGTCGGGCGGCCTCGATCCGATGTTCGAAGGCATCAAGATCGTCGACACCGACACCCACATCACCGAAGCGCCGGACCTGTTCACCAGCCGCGCACCGGCCAAGTGGAAGGACAAGGTGCCGCAGGTCAAGCTCGACAAGGACGGGGTCGAGCGCTGGTACGTGGGTGACCGCAACTTCGGCTCGATGGGCGGCAACGTGATCCGTGCGGACAACAACAAGCTGCTCGGCCGGCTCGCGTTCCCGTTGCTGGAGCAGGCGCACCCGGGTGGCCACCAGCTGAAGGAGCGCCTGCAGGCGATGGACGACATGGGCGTCTATGCCCAGATCGGCTTCCAGAACTCGGGCGTGACGCAGGCCGGCTCGCTGATGAGCCTGGGCGACAACGAACTCGCGCTCGCCATCGTGCAGATGTACAACGATGCCTCGGCGGACTTCCAGAACGCCTCGGGCCAGCGCATCTTCAACATGGCGCACCTGCCGTTCTGGGACCAGAAGGCGATGGAAGCCGAGGCGCGCCGCTGCCACGACATCGGCCTGCGTGGTTTCGTGTTGCCGGATACGCCCGAGCGCGTCGGCGTGCCCAGCTTCATGCACGACTACTGGACCGGCTTCCTCGAGATGTGCGAGGCCACGGGCATGCCGCTGAACTTCCACCTCAATTCGGCGGTGGATCCCAACACGCTGACCTGGGAAGGCTTCCAGTTCGAGCAGACGCTGTCCGTGGTCGCCACGATGTTCTCGATCGGCAACGCCGCTACGCTGGGCAACTGGTGCGTCTCGGGCCGGCTCGACCAGCATCCCAAGCTCAAGATCGGCCTGATCGAGAGCGGTGCGGGCTGGGTGCCCTTCGCCATCGAGGCGCTGGAGCACCAGTTCAACGAGATGCTGCCGCGCTTCTCCAAGACGCTCAATCGACGCCCGGCCGAGTACTTCCGCGATCACTTCTGGTGCACCTTCTGGTTCGAGAAGGTCGCGCCCAAGATCCTGCTGGAGACCATCGGTGAGGACAAGCTGATGTTCGAAACCGACTTTCCGCACCCGACCTCGCTCTATCCGGGCGTCCAGGCGCACTTGAAGGACGTGCTCGGCGGCTACAGCTACGAGACGCAGAAGAAGGTCCTGCAGGACAACGCGACCAAGCTGTACAACCTGCCGTTCTGA
- a CDS encoding cytochrome P450, with translation MPDTATLDAIRIDFDAPDNVPKDRIVDLSFAMGNVPNDLVDPYAPVGWLAGAEIPRLLFNPPASHGLGAISGNRTGSWVVSHYEDIERVYSDNAHFSNAGTAEFQRLIGETFKSIPLAIDPPDHQKYRLFLMPYFSPARITRDLEPRIRRICVEMIEAVVDKGEVDMAWDFARVFPVRIFMGLMGFPDEKFTQFLDWEWDILHSGSLEKMQAALRGVLDYLRGFIAEKEREPDEHLVSAIVHGKVEGRALTDDEKIGMVWFLWLGGLDTVAATIAQMFRRLALQPELQTRIRQEPGIINSAVEEFLRTQPILSSARTAKLDFEWHGIQVRKGDSFQCLNPAGNFDPARFDNPREFDPERKANRHFTFVGGVHICLGAHLARRELRVLLEEWFARVPKFRVKPGADTTVFPGLLSIRNLPLVWEA, from the coding sequence ATGCCTGATACCGCCACGCTCGATGCCATCCGCATCGACTTCGACGCGCCCGACAACGTACCCAAGGACCGCATCGTCGACCTGAGCTTTGCCATGGGCAACGTGCCCAACGATCTGGTCGATCCCTACGCGCCGGTCGGCTGGCTTGCCGGCGCGGAGATCCCGCGGCTGCTGTTCAACCCGCCCGCGAGCCATGGCCTGGGCGCAATCTCGGGCAACCGCACCGGCAGCTGGGTGGTCAGCCACTACGAGGATATCGAGCGGGTCTATTCGGACAACGCGCATTTCTCCAACGCCGGCACTGCCGAGTTCCAGCGGCTGATCGGAGAGACCTTCAAGTCGATCCCGCTGGCGATCGACCCGCCGGATCACCAGAAGTACCGGCTGTTCCTGATGCCCTACTTCTCGCCCGCGCGGATCACGCGCGACCTGGAGCCGCGCATCCGCCGCATCTGCGTCGAGATGATCGAGGCTGTCGTCGACAAAGGCGAGGTCGACATGGCCTGGGATTTCGCGCGCGTGTTCCCGGTGCGGATCTTCATGGGGCTGATGGGCTTTCCGGACGAGAAGTTCACCCAGTTCCTCGATTGGGAGTGGGACATCCTGCACTCCGGCTCGCTGGAAAAGATGCAGGCGGCGCTGCGCGGCGTGCTCGACTACTTGCGCGGCTTCATCGCAGAGAAGGAGCGCGAGCCCGACGAGCACCTCGTCTCCGCGATCGTTCACGGCAAGGTCGAGGGCCGCGCGCTGACGGATGACGAGAAGATCGGCATGGTCTGGTTCTTGTGGCTGGGGGGGCTCGACACCGTGGCCGCGACGATCGCGCAGATGTTCCGCCGCCTCGCGCTCCAGCCCGAGCTGCAGACGCGCATCCGGCAGGAACCGGGGATCATCAACTCGGCAGTCGAGGAGTTCCTGCGCACGCAGCCGATCCTCTCGTCGGCACGCACGGCCAAGCTCGACTTCGAGTGGCACGGCATCCAGGTGCGCAAGGGCGACTCGTTCCAGTGCCTGAACCCGGCAGGCAACTTCGACCCGGCCCGCTTCGACAACCCGCGCGAGTTCGACCCTGAGCGCAAGGCCAACCGCCACTTCACCTTCGTGGGCGGCGTGCACATTTGCCTCGGCGCTCACCTCGCCCGCCGCGAACTGCGCGTACTGCTGGAAGAATGGTTCGCGCGCGTGCCTAAATTCCGGGTCAAGCCAGGCGCCGATACGACGGTGTTCCCGGGGCTGCTGTCGATCCGCAACCTGCCGCTAGTGTGGGAGGCATGA
- a CDS encoding dipeptidase — MRTALLTLALIANPALAATPEQTAQAALKTAPVWDGHNDVPEQLRERRKDLLDGFDFRDTSATADPAKNQQAMHTDLARLRRGRVGAQFWSVYVSADLPEPQAVQATLEQIDVTKRLIARYPADMQLCTSAAEVEKAWKAGKVASLIGMEGGHSIGGSLGVLRQMYALGARYMTLTHFNTLAWADAATDAPRHGGLTDFGRDVVREMQRIGMLVDLSHVSADTMRDTLEVAKAPVIFSHSGARAINTHPRNVPDDVLARLKANGGIVMVDFAPDYVSEEVRAWSAAKKAESARSAAIWIGDPDALKKADADWLAAHPAPKATLAQVADHIDHAVKIAGVDHVGLGGDFDGVGSLPTGLEDVAAYPALFTELARRGYTRADLEKIASRNMLRVMKAAEAYAAAHRNDAPIESPTTF; from the coding sequence ATGCGCACAGCTCTCCTGACCCTCGCGCTCATCGCCAACCCTGCGCTCGCCGCCACGCCCGAACAGACGGCGCAGGCCGCGCTCAAGACAGCGCCTGTGTGGGATGGCCACAACGACGTGCCCGAGCAGCTGCGCGAGCGGCGCAAGGACCTGCTGGACGGGTTCGACTTTCGCGACACCAGCGCCACCGCAGATCCCGCGAAGAACCAGCAGGCGATGCACACCGACCTTGCGCGCCTGCGCCGAGGCCGGGTGGGCGCGCAGTTCTGGTCGGTCTACGTCTCCGCCGATCTGCCCGAGCCGCAGGCGGTGCAGGCGACGCTCGAGCAGATCGACGTCACCAAGCGCCTGATCGCGCGCTATCCTGCGGACATGCAGCTGTGCACCAGCGCGGCCGAGGTCGAGAAGGCGTGGAAGGCGGGCAAGGTCGCCTCGCTGATCGGCATGGAAGGCGGGCACTCGATCGGCGGCTCGCTCGGCGTGCTACGGCAGATGTATGCGCTGGGTGCGCGCTACATGACGCTGACGCACTTCAACACGCTCGCCTGGGCCGATGCCGCCACCGATGCGCCCAGGCATGGCGGCCTGACCGATTTCGGCCGTGACGTGGTACGCGAGATGCAGCGCATCGGCATGTTGGTCGACTTGAGCCACGTCAGCGCCGACACCATGCGCGACACGCTGGAGGTGGCGAAAGCACCGGTGATCTTCAGCCACTCGGGCGCGCGCGCGATCAACACGCATCCGCGCAACGTGCCCGACGATGTGCTGGCACGGCTGAAGGCGAACGGCGGCATCGTCATGGTCGATTTCGCGCCCGACTACGTCAGCGAAGAGGTCCGCGCGTGGAGCGCGGCGAAGAAGGCCGAAAGCGCACGCAGCGCCGCGATCTGGATCGGAGATCCCGATGCGCTGAAGAAGGCCGATGCGGATTGGCTTGCCGCGCATCCCGCGCCCAAAGCGACCTTGGCGCAAGTGGCCGATCACATCGACCATGCGGTGAAGATCGCCGGAGTCGACCACGTCGGCTTGGGCGGCGATTTCGACGGCGTCGGCTCGTTGCCGACGGGGCTGGAGGACGTCGCGGCGTATCCGGCGCTATTCACCGAACTGGCCCGCCGCGGTTATACGCGCGCCGACCTGGAGAAGATCGCCAGCCGCAACATGCTGCGGGTAATGAAGGCGGCCGAGGCTTACGCGGCCGCGCATCGCAATGATGCGCCGATCGAGTCGCCGACGACATTCTGA
- a CDS encoding SRPBCC domain-containing protein, producing MSDGEGEGWEFSGACDDPGRLRGRCVGHRITIDAPPELVWDFVADFQGWSSWNPLYGDTVGAAEEGERLRFSVQLAGMKPQKGQAVVRKAEADTLLEYAVSSMGGLVKAYRYVEIEELSPVRCRVVNGEIMGGPLGGLVYRAVGAKVGEGLKAMNEALKRVAERKWRGRPG from the coding sequence TTGAGCGACGGCGAGGGGGAAGGCTGGGAGTTCTCGGGCGCCTGCGACGATCCCGGTCGGTTGCGCGGACGCTGTGTCGGCCACCGCATCACCATCGACGCCCCGCCCGAGCTGGTGTGGGACTTCGTCGCCGACTTCCAGGGTTGGTCGAGCTGGAACCCGCTTTACGGCGACACGGTGGGCGCCGCGGAAGAAGGCGAACGCTTGCGCTTCAGCGTGCAACTGGCGGGCATGAAGCCGCAGAAGGGCCAGGCCGTGGTCCGCAAGGCGGAGGCGGACACGCTGCTGGAATATGCCGTATCCAGCATGGGCGGGTTGGTGAAAGCCTACCGGTACGTCGAGATCGAGGAACTCTCACCTGTGCGCTGCCGGGTGGTCAACGGCGAGATCATGGGCGGTCCGTTGGGTGGGCTGGTGTACCGCGCGGTCGGCGCCAAGGTGGGCGAGGGGCTCAAGGCGATGAACGAAGCACTCAAGCGCGTGGCCGAGCGCAAGTGGCGGGGGCGGCCGGGCTAG
- a CDS encoding TIGR03620 family F420-dependent LLM class oxidoreductase, protein MSTPVIGKVGIWSLELRYGDRAQALEATAELDELGYGALWVPGGIDSGVLADMEALLGASKRTVIASGILNIWKHEPADVAAWYAGLGEADKARLLLGIGVSHGPIIGEQWRKPLEATGSFLDGLEAGGMAMDHVCLAALGPKMVALSGERSAGAHPYLVTPEHTAQAREILGPGKLLAPEQGVVLEADPAKARALALGAVEHYARLPNYRNNWKRLGFEDAEIDACSDRLLEALFAIGSVEAVAQRVQAHLDAGADHVCLQVIADREAGFAALRRHWRDLAEALL, encoded by the coding sequence GTGAGCACACCGGTTATCGGCAAAGTCGGCATATGGTCGCTGGAATTGCGGTACGGAGATCGTGCGCAGGCGCTGGAGGCAACTGCCGAGCTCGACGAGCTGGGCTATGGCGCCTTGTGGGTCCCGGGCGGCATCGACTCCGGCGTGCTGGCGGACATGGAAGCGCTGCTGGGGGCCAGCAAGCGCACCGTCATCGCCAGCGGCATCCTCAACATCTGGAAGCATGAGCCAGCGGACGTCGCCGCCTGGTATGCAGGCCTCGGTGAGGCGGACAAGGCGCGCCTGCTGCTCGGCATCGGCGTCAGCCACGGACCGATCATCGGCGAACAGTGGCGCAAGCCGCTGGAGGCGACCGGAAGCTTTCTCGACGGGCTGGAGGCAGGCGGCATGGCGATGGACCATGTCTGTCTCGCAGCGCTGGGACCCAAGATGGTCGCGCTGTCCGGCGAGCGTTCGGCTGGCGCGCATCCCTACCTCGTCACGCCAGAGCACACCGCACAAGCGCGCGAGATCCTGGGCCCGGGCAAACTACTCGCGCCCGAGCAGGGCGTGGTGCTGGAAGCCGATCCGGCCAAGGCGCGCGCCTTGGCGCTCGGTGCGGTGGAGCACTATGCGCGGCTGCCCAACTACCGCAACAACTGGAAGCGGCTTGGCTTCGAGGATGCCGAGATCGACGCCTGCAGTGATCGTCTGCTTGAGGCGCTGTTCGCGATCGGCTCGGTCGAAGCGGTGGCGCAGCGGGTGCAGGCGCACCTCGATGCCGGCGCCGACCATGTCTGCCTCCAGGTGATCGCCGACCGCGAGGCGGGCTTCGCCGCCTTGCGCCGGCACTGGCGCGACCTCGCCGAGGCGCTGCTTTGA